From a single Osmerus mordax isolate fOsmMor3 chromosome 6, fOsmMor3.pri, whole genome shotgun sequence genomic region:
- the ddr1 gene encoding LOW QUALITY PROTEIN: epithelial discoidin domain-containing receptor 1 (The sequence of the model RefSeq protein was modified relative to this genomic sequence to represent the inferred CDS: deleted 4 bases in 4 codons) gives MAVPQLPLLPVLVTVLVALSCAEDHEWHFNPGECWSNGERSQSLPVQFGGLGQLCDGVLGGDDFTETKELRVWAGYDYLGWSREALGQGSVDIEFHFEDTRIFHTMQVHSNNRHTQGVRVFSRVECQFKPGLLQPLVGGAGPAVPLEDLKDPSSRPISLPLGGAPRQILRCKFSFADRWLLISEISFYSGGALWEKGTETGSVPPLLPPAPPDPSSSPLPPPVLHTSTSPTPGYNSSNSTMGPSEPPSTNPTTDGTGNSTLSGADFAAITPRAGLPVAKDDSSNTAILIGCLVGIILLLLAVIAVILWRQYWKKILGKAQGSLSSDELRVHLSGPSDNVVINNTHSYSSRYQRIHTFPEERDREREGEGEYQEPSALLRPRDQRDSTALLLNNPAYHLLLSDQRQGSWPPGCAQHLPGSGKEPSMFPRQPAGLDRDLEKGFPLTQEEPPPYPGAPPYPSVSPPLPPSVPHYAEADIVSLQGVSGNNTYAVPALTTPSPGADSAPLPELPRQCLVFKEKLGEGQFGEVHLCEIESPQDLPNLEFPFNVRKGRPLLVAVKILRPDASKNARNDFLKEVKILSRLKDPNIIRLLGVCVSSDPLCMVTEYMESGDLNQYLCHRVLLDKSGPTHNTPTISYPALISMASQIASGMKFLSSLNFVHRDLATRNCLVGGERGESGGERPIKIADFGMSRNLYAGDYYRIQGRAVLPIRWMAWECILMGKFTTASDVWAFGVTLWEMLSVCQEQPYSSLTDEQVIDNAGEFFRDHDRQVYLSRPAVCPQGLYELMLSCWNRDCKLRPSFANIHSFLTEDAMNMV, from the exons atGGCCGTGCCACAGCTGCCCCTGCTGCCTGTCCTCGTCACGGTCCTGGTGGCTCTGTCGTGTGCAGAAGATCACGAGTGGCACTTTAACCCAG GAGAGTGCTGGAGCAACGGAGAACGCTCCCAGTCCTTACC ggtccaGTTCGGAGGTCTGGGCCAGCTG TGTGACGGCGTGCTGGGAGGTGATGACTTCACTGAGACCAAGGAGCTGAGGGTGTGGGCGGGGTACGACTACCTAGGCTGGAGTCGCGAGGCTCTGGGGCAGGGCAGCGTGGACATCGAGTTCCACTTCGAGGACACCCGCATCTTCCACACCATGCAG gtgcATAGTAACAATCGGCACACCCAGGGCGTACGGGTCTTCAGCAGGGTGGAGTGCCAGTTCAAGCCTGGCCTACTGCAGCCCCTGGTCGGGGGCGCTGGTCCTGCCGTGCCCCTGGAGGACCTGAAGGACCCCTCGTCCCGGCCCATCTCACTGCCCCTGGGGGGGGCGCCCCGCCAGATCCTGCGCTGCAAGTTTTCCTTCGCC GACCGCTGGCTGCTCATCAGCGAGATCTCCTTCTACTCCGGTGG AGCCCTTTGGGAGAAAGGTACAGAGACTGggtctgttcctcctcttcttcctcctgctccgccggacccctcttcctctcctcttcctcctcctgtcctccacacctccaccagccccacccCTGGATACAACTCCTCCAACTCCACCATGGGCCCCTCCG aacccccctccaccaaccCCACAACGGACGGCACGGGTAACAGCACACTCTCag GAGCCGACTTTGCTGCCATTACCCCAAGGGCAGGACTTCCTGTCGCCAAGGACGACAGCAGCAACACAGCCATCCTGATTGGTTGCCTGGTGGGCATCATATTACTGCTCCTGGCTGTT ATCGCTGTCATTCTGTGGAGGCAGTACTGGAAGAAGATActgggcaag GCCCAGGGCAGCCTGTCCAGCGATGAGCTACGCGTCCATCTGTCCGGCCCGTCAGACAACGTGGTCATCAACAACACCCACAGTTACTCCAGCCGCTACCAGCGCATACACACCTTCCCTGAGGAGAGGgaccgggagagggagggcgagggagagtACCAGGAGCCCAGCGCCCTGCTGAGGcccagagaccagagagacagcaccg cctTGCTGTTAAACAACCCAGCGTATCACCTGCTCCTGTCTGATCAGAGACAAGGCTCCTGGCCCCCTGGCTGTGCCCAGCACCTCCCAGGCTCAGGAAAAGAGCCCTCAATGTTCCCCAGG cagcctgCGGGCCTGGACAGGGATCTGGAGAAGGGCTTCCCCCTCACCCAGGAGGAGCCTCCCCCCTACCCTGGCgcccctccctacccctccgTGTCCCCCCCGCTGCCCCCCAGCGTGCCCCACTACGCCGAGGCCGACATCGTGAGCTTGCAGGGCGTCAGCGGCAACAACACGTACGCCGTGCCCGCCCTGACCACGCCCAGCCCCGGCGCCGACTCCGCCCCCCTGCCGGAGCTGCCACGCCAGTGTCTGGTCTTCAAGGAGAAACTGGGGGAGGGCCAgtttggagag GTGCACCTGTGTGAGATCGAGAGCCCTCAGGACCTGCCCAACCTGGAGTTTCCCTTCAACGTGAGGAAagggcgccccctgctggtggcaGTGAAGATCCTGCGTCCTGACGCCTCCAAGAACGCCAG gaaCGATTTTCTGAAGGAGGTGAAGATCCTGTCTCGCCTGAAGGACCCCAACATCATCCGGCtgcttggcgtgtgtgtgagcagtgacCCTCTCTGCATGGTGACGGAGTACATGGAGAGTGGAGACCTCAACCAGTACCTCTGCCACAGAGTCCTGCTGGACAAGTCTGggcccacacacaacacccccaccatcag CTACCCAGCCCTCATCTCCATGGCCAGCCAGATAGCGTCGGGGATGAAGTTCCTGTCGTCCCTGAACTTCGTCCACCGCGACTTGGCCACGCGCAACTGCCTGGTG GGGGGCGAGCGAGGCGAGAGCGGCGGGGAGCGGCCAATCAAGATAGCCGACTTCGGGATGAGCAGGAACCTGTACGCAGGGGACTATTACCGCATCCAGGGACGAGCCGTGCTGCCCATCCGCTGGATGGCCTGGGAGTGTATCCtgatg ggtaaGTTCACCACGGCCAGTGATGTGTGGGCGTTCGGGGTGACCCTGTGGGAGatgctgagtgtgtgtcaggagcAGCCGTACTCCAGCCTGACCGACGAGCAGGTCATCGACAACGCAGGAGAGTTCTTCAGAGACCAcgacagacag gtgtacCTGAGCAGGCCAGCCGTGTGTCCCCAGGGTCTGTATGAGCTGATGCTGAGCTGCTGGAACAGGGACTGCAAGCTGCGCCCCTCCTTCGCCAACATCCACTCCTTCCTCACAGAGGACGCCATGAACATGGTGTAG